The DNA sequence GTTATGGTCTGCTGAAACCCATTGAACAATGTTCGCTCCCAATTTTTTAGCTTCCTCAATGTCACCGCCTATGTACTCAGCGATAATAGCATCGTTCTCTTTTCTTAAGAATTTTATGTTCGCAAACTCCATGAGCCTTAAATAACCGTTCCTAATAAATACCTCAGCATCTTTGGAAGAGATATACACGATAGAAGATTTAATGATATACTCTCTCTGACCTAGATTTGTAGATGGATGATAAGGAATTTTTATCGATAGGGGTACTGGTAAGTTATTTATGTGTACTTTAACTGGATCACATACCACAAAAACTCTTTTTGTTTTTGGATCCAACAACCTCCTGTTCAGGGCTGCGATATTCTTCCAGCTTATTTTAGCGTCGCTACCTTTAATCCCTAGATCTAGAATTATCTGTCTTATTGTCTCGGCTATAACACCTCTTCTTCTAAAAGCTGCAATTGTACCGAATCTAACGTCATCAAAACCCATGAACTTGTCTGGGTTCAACTTGAGTTGTGTCTTTATCCAAGACTTGCTAAGAACTAGCTCTTCGAGACCTACTCTCCCAAGGTTAATGACTTCGGGGTAGTGCCAATTAAAGTAGTTGTATATATACATTTGCTTAACAGTATTTAGTGCATGTTCTCTTCCTCGCAATATGTGACTTATATTCATCAAATGATCGTCTATGGCTGCTGCAAAGTTATAAGTAGGCCATAAAACATATTTATCGCCTGTGATTGGATGAGGATACCTGGAGGTATCTATGATTCTGAAGATAACCCAATCTCTAACAGCTGGATCAGGATGAGTTAAATCTGTCTTGATTCTAACTACAGCCTCACCTTCTTCGTATTCTCTTGCAAATATCTTATCAAGTTTCTCCATATTTGTTGAAGGATCCGCATCTCTATGAGGACATGGGATCCCTTTATTTCTCAATTCTTTAAATATTTCTGGATTACATGTATCGATGTAAGCATAGCCTCTTTCTATAAGCTTCCTTAGATACTCATAGTATACATCCATTCTAAGGCTCTGTATATATTCTTCATCCCATAAAACTCCTAGCCACACAAGATCTTCGCGAATGATTTCGTAAGCTTCAGGCATGGGCTTTTTTGTCCTTGGATCAGTATCCTCAAATCTAAGGATAAAATTACCTTTATATATTGTTGCATAAGTATGGCTAAGTATAGCTGCTCTAGCGTTTCCAAGGTGTATAGGGAAATCAGGATTAGGAGCAAACCTAGTTCTAACGTTTTTCCATTTATCGACGTTTGGAAGTGGTGGAAGAATTTTTGTTTCCACCTTGTGTTCAGATTCTAGTGAGACATTTAATTCATCAATAAGTTTCCTAAATTCATCATTGTTTAAGCTATTTACATAATGAACAACATCTCTAACTATAGCAATAACTTCTTTTGCATACTGTCGAACTTCTTTGAATTCGCCTAAAATTTTGTTGACGATAGGTTCTGGTTTAGCTTGACCATACTTAAACCTATTTGCAAGAGCATGTTTTAGCGCTATCTGTTTTATCTGATCTTTAATGACATCTAGTAAGCTCATGGGTTTTACCCTCTTCAGCAATAATTATGTAGATAGTTTGTTCTTTATCTAAAAAAGCTTCACCAACGTATATCACTACACCATCTATATCACTTTTAATGCTTCTTACTTCATACTTCTTGGTGACTGTGTAACACAACTTCGAGTTTCTTGAAATATTACTACCTATATCCACCAAAGGATGTACACGTTTTCCACTAATTTCAATAATCTCTATATGTGTATTTTTTGGTACATGTAGAACTTTATTGTGTTTGGGAATAAGCATAGCCATATCACAAACTATTCTCTTCTCATCAAAATCTATTACGGAACCCATTACCTTTTCATATACGATTTCAATGTATTTCTCATAGTTATCATATTGATTATTGCAGAAGAAGGACAAGTCTTCACTTACGTAAATGTATTTATCTTCATTTATATATGTATCAAGATCTAGTGTACCATAAGCTCTATAGTTATATTCATTGAGTTTCTTGATTGTGTTTTCTATAGAAGATAGGCATAGTTTATTTACATATATTGAAGGATACAAATACTGTTCAGTAATTCCTTCTCACCATAAATCTTACAACGTCTTTCATCATTAGCAATGCTTCACTATCAACAGAATTCAATAACTCAACTAAGGCTATAGTTTTTTCTGCATATTCATCTGCAATAGCTTCTGCATGCTCTAGGGCTCCCAAGTTCTTTATAAGTTCAGCAACTTCTGCTAGCTCTTCATGGGTAGCAGCTCTATTGCCGATAACGAATTTCATTTTGTTTCGATATTTTTCATCAGCTCTATTCAATGCGTATATTACTAGTATCGTCATTTTACCTTCTCTTAGATCACTGTACACAGGTTTACCAAGCGTTCTTTCATCACCTATAAGTCCTAAAACATCGTCTCTTATTTGGAAAGCTATTCCAGCCATGATCATGATGTTCCACAACTTGGATATAACATCGTCTGAACCACCAGCGAGAGCAGCTCCTATAGCTGCTGATGCAGCAAATAGTGTGGCTGTCTTCTTTTTAACCATGTTTATGTAGTCACTTTCACTTACTGTAGAACGTGAAGGAAGAAGCATATCAAGTGCTTGACCTTCTGCTACAGTTATTGCTGCCTCTGTTAAATACTCTATAGCTTTTGAAACCCGGTCACTTGATGTACCATAACTTAATGCCTGCAACAAACATTTATATGCATAAGCGTATAGGGTATCTCCTGCTACTATAGCCATATCGATTCCCCATAATCTGTGAACTGTCGGTACTCCTCGTCTAAGCTCATCCTTATCAATTATATCATCATGTACTAAAGTGAATGTGTGTAGAACCTCTACAGCAGCTGCTCCAGGTATTGCTGTTTCTTCATTTCCACCAACAATTCTGCTAGCTAAAATAGTTATCAATGGACGCAGTCTTTTACCACCAGCCTTTATATAGTGTAGAGAAGCTTCATAAAGTTCTGCGGGCTCTCCACTAATAATGCTGTATATGAATTGATCAACTTTATATGATACTATCGTAGCATAATCTAGGAAACTCATTTCGATCACAAAATATCCTATGTTAAGCAAGATATATAAGCATACT is a window from the Ignisphaera sp. genome containing:
- a CDS encoding glutamate--tRNA ligase; amino-acid sequence: MSLLDVIKDQIKQIALKHALANRFKYGQAKPEPIVNKILGEFKEVRQYAKEVIAIVRDVVHYVNSLNNDEFRKLIDELNVSLESEHKVETKILPPLPNVDKWKNVRTRFAPNPDFPIHLGNARAAILSHTYATIYKGNFILRFEDTDPRTKKPMPEAYEIIREDLVWLGVLWDEEYIQSLRMDVYYEYLRKLIERGYAYIDTCNPEIFKELRNKGIPCPHRDADPSTNMEKLDKIFAREYEEGEAVVRIKTDLTHPDPAVRDWVIFRIIDTSRYPHPITGDKYVLWPTYNFAAAIDDHLMNISHILRGREHALNTVKQMYIYNYFNWHYPEVINLGRVGLEELVLSKSWIKTQLKLNPDKFMGFDDVRFGTIAAFRRRGVIAETIRQIILDLGIKGSDAKISWKNIAALNRRLLDPKTKRVFVVCDPVKVHINNLPVPLSIKIPYHPSTNLGQREYIIKSSIVYISSKDAEVFIRNGYLRLMEFANIKFLRKENDAIIAEYIGGDIEEAKKLGANIVQWVSADHNINVRIISVRGMNLDIMRCLGESSLLEFILNDIVQMVRIGFGRIDAIKKKGVIIILTHE
- a CDS encoding DUF2118 domain-containing protein, with translation MYPSIYVNKLCLSSIENTIKKLNEYNYRAYGTLDLDTYINEDKYIYVSEDLSFFCNNQYDNYEKYIEIVYEKVMGSVIDFDEKRIVCDMAMLIPKHNKVLHVPKNTHIEIIEISGKRVHPLVDIGSNISRNSKLCYTVTKKYEVRSIKSDIDGVVIYVGEAFLDKEQTIYIIIAEEGKTHELTRCH
- a CDS encoding polyprenyl synthetase family protein; the encoded protein is MSFLDYATIVSYKVDQFIYSIISGEPAELYEASLHYIKAGGKRLRPLITILASRIVGGNEETAIPGAAAVEVLHTFTLVHDDIIDKDELRRGVPTVHRLWGIDMAIVAGDTLYAYAYKCLLQALSYGTSSDRVSKAIEYLTEAAITVAEGQALDMLLPSRSTVSESDYINMVKKKTATLFAASAAIGAALAGGSDDVISKLWNIMIMAGIAFQIRDDVLGLIGDERTLGKPVYSDLREGKMTILVIYALNRADEKYRNKMKFVIGNRAATHEELAEVAELIKNLGALEHAEAIADEYAEKTIALVELLNSVDSEALLMMKDVVRFMVRRNY